In the genome of Populus nigra chromosome 19, ddPopNigr1.1, whole genome shotgun sequence, the window GATACGGGTCCAAAATGTAGggtttttttgtataatattttttgtggtCATGGTCTCAAATTCTACATCGAAAGTCGGTAAAAACGATCATTTCTAATTTCCTATTACaactaaacaataaattaaataagctTGATTTTGTAGATTCCAAGGATCAAAGTCTgctagaacaaaaaaagaaaaataatcgtaaaaaaaaacattttaaaaaaaattgtaaagcaacaagaaagttaaaaaaagtaaatatatatatatatatacacacacacacacactcgaAAAGAACTGGAAGTTGCTTGTATAATAGTGTAACAGGTAGAGAAAGAGCGTTAACGTGGAGTGTACACTGAAAGCAAAAACCGAAAAGCTTCCTGTCATTCATACTTCGTCTTCACGCGgtatctctttttctttttgaatgaaaaaaaagggcCATCTATTTATTTCCACAGAAACAGAGAAACCcaataagggaaaagcaaaaaaGACACCACCACAAAATTCTAGaaccaaagaaacaaagaacAACGAGAACGGGAGCATTCGAAGTTGTTAAGGCAGATGATGTTGAGATCGTGTTACAGACCATTAGAGAGGTGTTTTGGTCGGGTAGCAGGTGGTGGTGGCGGTGATGGATTGATGTGGCATGCTGATTTAAAACAACATGCGTCTGGTGATTATTCAATTGCCGTTGTTCAAGCTAATTCTAATTTAGAAGATCAAAGTCAGGTCCTTACGTCCTCCTCCGCTACTTATGTTGGTGTTTATGATGGTCATGGCGGTCCTGAAGCTTCCCGATTTGTCAATAAACATTTGTTTCCTTACATGCATAGTGAgaattctctcctctctctctctctctctctctctctctcctcttgtttttttttcttttgtttgttttgttttttgtcttaATTAGTTGTTTTCTTGATTGTAATGATCATGATCACGATCACAGTGATTATCTTAAACCCTGAATTTATTTGTGGTTTTGATTTCTTAATCTATTGGTCCTGTGGTTAAGGACTCAAGGTCCAGTCTTTTTGTGTTTGAGTTTGAATTCCCAAACCCCATATCACAAATTATAGAAAGGAAAgacagttttttattattattattaatcataCGTTATcttattcttcattttttactaTCTTTTCTTTGGTCACCTTTACCTTGTTCGTGCTAGTGCAATAGTATGTATTAATATCTTTTCCATTTCAATAGAATGAATCTCGATGTGAGAGGGATGTGAGAGGCTGGAGTTTGCTTTTGTGGGTTTAGTTATGTTAGTGTTAGGGTGACAACTTGTAGAAAACCTTGAAAGTTTCTGGCTTTATTGAATTggagctttgtttgtttgtgtttttattgtGGGCcgattggaaaagaaaatagataatatgtgataaaataaaaaaatttggctgCCTAAGACGTGGACTAAACTGGCCTCTATGCAACAGACTTCTTCGTAATTGTGTCATTCTCTATCTAAGATGTTAGTTTTGATTGCAGAATTTGCTACAGAGCATGGGGGGTTATCAGCTGACGTGATAAGGAAGGCATTTAATGCAACTGAAGAGGAGTTTTGTCATTTAGTGAAGCGATCATTACCATGGAAGCCACAAATTGCTTCTGCTGGATCATGTTGTTTGGTTGGAGCAATTTCAAATGATGTGTTATATGTTGCGAACCTTGGGGACTCCAGGGTAGTTCTTGGCCGAGGAGTTGAtgaggataagaaaaaaaaggtagtgGCAGAAAGGTTATCAACTGATCACAATGTTGCTGTTGAGGAGGTGAGAAAGGAGGTTCAGGCACTTCATCCTGATGATTCACATATTGTAGTCTATACTCGTGGAGTTTGGAGGATTAAGGGCATTATACAGGTAAAATGGCTTCTTGTTGCTGAGCAGCTGGTCTTCTTGTTCCTGTTTTTGCTTGTTAGTTATGAGAATTTGGCTGATTGGGTATTGTTTGTTTGTGGCCTTATACATTCATTCATTTAGGTGCCAAATATGTTTCTTCATCCTCTTGATTGTCTTTCAATGTCTTGCCAGGTTTGTTTTGAGTTACTTGGATAACCTCTGTCttaaaaacactattttgtAGTGTGTTTGACATAAAGTAATTGGTCTGAAGATGGATCAATTCTGAAGGCATCCAATTTTATGTTCGGTTCtcttatctttatcttttgcttttgctttatgATAGGCATCTGTCTATGATGGAAACACTGTAGTTAAAGTTGGCCTGGGGGTTACATTCATACCCTTCCAGGAATCTTATGCTCTGCCTCCTGGTCTACCATTTCATGCAATCAAGTGAAGCAGTACGTCTTCTGATGCATGAGAGGTAAATGAAAACCCCTGAGGCCTAACAAGAATGCTTATGTAATTACCGGAAgtcttgatcctttttttttccccttctattTAACTTATCCGGAGACTAGAAACATCATAGTGTGATGTTCTGTTTGATGAACTGAACCATTGTGTTCATTTGTTACTGGACTCCCTGAAGTTTTGGAGCTGATTTACTATCTTAGGCATGTCGTAGAAGGTggaataaaccttccttgtttcctttttcccttttcaGGTATCTAGATCCATTGGTGATGTGTATCTGAAGAAACCAGAGATTAACAGGGACCCAATTTTTCAGCAGTTTGGGAACCCTATTCCTTTGAAACGGCCAGTAATGAATCCAGAACCTTCCATTCTCATTAGAAAGTTGAGGCCAGAAGACTTGTTCCTGATCTTTGCTTCAGATGGTCTTTGGGAACAATTGAGCGATGAAGCAGCTGTAGAGATTGTTTTCAAAAACCCAAGAGCTGTAAGTGCCTGTCTTTGACTTAGatgtttcatttactttttctTGCAACTCTTATTGATATTTAAATCCCGGACCTAATTTATACTCTGAGGTTAGGCAAGTTAGGTTTTGATGGGATCCTTGggaatgaaaattgaatttctttttcataaaagaTATTTCTGTTGAACATGGACATTGTTTTGGAAATAGGATATTCCTGACATCTGAACCTTTAAGCAAATGTTTTGGAAAACAAACTAGATGTCATAGATGTTCAGTTGTCTGGAGTTATTTGTGCCTGTCCAAATTTTGTTGCTTG includes:
- the LOC133679608 gene encoding probable protein phosphatase 2C 63, with amino-acid sequence MMLRSCYRPLERCFGRVAGGGGGDGLMWHADLKQHASGDYSIAVVQANSNLEDQSQVLTSSSATYVGVYDGHGGPEASRFVNKHLFPYMHKFATEHGGLSADVIRKAFNATEEEFCHLVKRSLPWKPQIASAGSCCLVGAISNDVLYVANLGDSRVVLGRGVDEDKKKKVVAERLSTDHNVAVEEVRKEVQALHPDDSHIVVYTRGVWRIKGIIQVSRSIGDVYLKKPEINRDPIFQQFGNPIPLKRPVMNPEPSILIRKLRPEDLFLIFASDGLWEQLSDEAAVEIVFKNPRAGIAKRLVRAAIQEAAKKREMRYDDIKKIKKGTRRHFHDDITVIVIYLHHQKGSSKGGLKNNVVGCTSAPVDIFSLNADQAEVDLLQTIS